The Littorina saxatilis isolate snail1 linkage group LG13, US_GU_Lsax_2.0, whole genome shotgun sequence genome contains a region encoding:
- the LOC138945899 gene encoding uncharacterized protein: MSKRPTKRPGRPSKQPPKRFRDEEAEGEDEMGVKESLTQLLAEQKALRKEIAEIRAAKTPAPEASPAGSTTSTGGKSNSGMAGHSGHSDDEVPAIVSTCRATSGWDFTSARTIGGDRRLGELLTASYAKGTQQAYRRTWVSVTSFLKQRGFSTSLPMSTAAVCLYIGSLHEEGKAASTVMSAVSAISCVHKLNGLGDPTIDYTVKRLLQGCKRVGDKGKDTRLPITVPILNSIMEKSEVAIGENYEKIRFRAMCTLAFHSLLRVGEMAVSREPENVLHRGDVRLDGQALTITFRNFKSSAKPVTHTVEKAKAGVPCAVEAMRAYMSIRGNATGPLFRAMSGAPITAREFNEQLQLVFQFCGLPKQNFKSHSFRIGGASHMARNGASDAQIRQAGRWSSNAFLSYIRVHNW, from the coding sequence ATGTCGAAGCGTCCAACCAAGCGACCGGGGCGTCCCTCAAAGCAGCCCCCGAAGAGGTTTCGAGACGAGGAGGCTGAAGGAGAGGACGAAATGGGCGTGAAGGAGTCGCTAACCCAGCTCCTTGCTGAGCAGAAGGCCCTGAGGAAGGAGATTGCGGAGATTCGGGCCGCCAAGACGCCGGCGCCTGAGGCATCGCCCGCAGGATCGACCACCTCTACGGGTGGAAAATCCAACTCAGGCATGGCTGGGCACTCTGGACACTCCGATGACGAGGTTCCGGCAATTGTGTCCACATGCAGAGCCACTTCCGGTTGGGATTTCACCTCTGCCAGAACAATTGGGGGGGATAGGCGACTAGGAGAGCTGTTGACAGCCTCGTACGCCAAAGGGACACAACAAGCATATAGAAGGACCTGGGTGAGCGTGACTAGTTTTTTGAAACAGAGAGGGTTTTCTACTTCCTTGCCAATGAGCACTGCAGCGGTGTGTCTGTACATTGGTTCGTTGCATGAGGAAGGGAAGGCGGCTTCAACGGTGATGTCCGCAGTTTCAGCAATCAGTTGCGTCCATAAATTGAATGGGTTAGGGGATCCCACTATTGATTATACTGTCAAAAGACTACTGCAGGGGTGCAAAAGGGTGGGTGACAAAGGGAAGGATACAAGGTTGCCCATTACTGTCCCTATCCTTAACTCAATTATGGAGAAGAGCGAGGTGGCCATTGGGGAGAACTACGAGAAGATACGTTTCCGGGCTATGTGCACCTTGGCCTTTCACTCATTATTGCGGGTGGGGGAAATGGCGGTATCCCGGGAACCAGAAAACGTATTGCATAGGGGAGATGTCCGACTGGACGGACAGGCATTGACCATAACGTTCCGCAATTTCAAATCTAGCGCAAAACCAGTTACCCATACCGTAGAGAAAGCCAAGGCAGGCGTCCCATGCGCGGTAGAGGCCATGCGGGCCTACATGAGCATTCGTGGGAACGCAACGGGGCCGTTGTTCCGAGCTATGTCGGGGGCACCCATAACGGCCAGGGAATTCAACGAGCAACTACAGTTGGTTTTCCAATTTTGTGGCCTGCCCAAACAGAACTTCAAATCGCATAGCTTTAGGATTGGGGGTGCCTCCCACATGGCTCGGAACGGGGCATCGGACGCTCAAATCCGTCAGGCGGGCAGATGGTCTTCTAACGCTTTCTTGTCTTACATCAGGGTGCACAACTGGTAG